A window of the Eubalaena glacialis isolate mEubGla1 chromosome 9, mEubGla1.1.hap2.+ XY, whole genome shotgun sequence genome harbors these coding sequences:
- the TOMM5 gene encoding mitochondrial import receptor subunit TOM5 homolog, with protein sequence MFRIEGLAPKLDPEEMKRKMREDVISSIRNFLIYVALLRVTPFILKKLDSI encoded by the exons ATGTTCCGGATCGAGGGCCTTGCGCCGAAGCTGGACCCGGAGGAGATGAAACGGAAGATGCGCGAGGATGTGATCTCCTCCATACGGAACTTCCTCATCTATGTGGCCCTGCTCCGAGTCA ctccTTTTATCTTAAAGAAATTGGACAGCATATGA